Part of the Streptomyces sp. RFCAC02 genome is shown below.
TGTCGATCGAGTCGGCCGCCCGCGCCATCCCGTCGGCGAGCTGCTCGGCGAGCGGCACCTCACGCGGCGCGAGCGCCGTGAGGGCGGCCGCCGCGTTCAGCAGCACCGCGTCCCGCACGGGACCGCTCTCGCCGCCCAGCACCCGCCTGGCCACCTCGGCGTTGTGCGCCGGATCGGCACCCCGCAGGGCCTCCACCGGGGCCAGCGCCACCCCGATCTCGCGCGGGTCGAACGTCTCCTGCCGCACCGCGCCGTCCCGCACCACCCACACGGTCGAGGTGGCGGTGACGGTCAGCTCGTCCAGGCCGTCGTCGCCCCGGAACACCAGGGCCGAGGAGCCGCGCGCGGCGAGCACCCCCGCCATGATCGGCGCCATCCGCGCGTCCGCCACACCGGTGGCCTGCGCCGTGACACGCGCCGGGTTCGTCAGCGGCCCGAGGAAGTTGAACGTGGTGCCGACGCCCAGCTCGCCCCTGGCCACCGCCGCGTGCCGCAGCGCCGGGTGGAACGTGACCGCCGGGCAGTACGTGATGCCGGCCTCCAGCGCGACCTCGGCGACCCGCGCCGGCGTCAGGTCGAGCGCGATGCCGAGCTGCTCCAGCACGTCGGAGGCACCGCTCGCGCTGGACGCGGCCCGGTTGCCGTGCTTGACGACCCGGGCGCCCGTCCCCGCGACGACGATCGACGCCATCGTCGAGATGTTGACCGTACGGGCGCGGTCGCCGCCCGTGCCGACGATGTCGACGGCGGGCCCGGGCACCTCGATCAGGTTCGCGTGTCCGTACATGGCGTTCACGAGGCCCGTCATCTCCTCGACGGTCTCGCCCTTGGCGCGCAGCGCCACCGCGAACCCGGCGATCTGGGCGTCGGTCGCCTCGCCCGACATGATGCGGTCCATCGCCCACGCCGTCGCCGACGCCGGCAGGTCACGGCCCGCCAGCAGGGTGCTCAGCACGTCCGGCCAGGCGTGCGCCGCCGCGTGGTCGCCTCCTGCGGGGAACACAGCGCTCATGGGAATCACTCCTGGCGGGACATCGGGCGGACGCCGGCCGTTCCGGCCGTCCGTACGGGGGTGCCGGGCCGGCCGCGGGAGAGCGGCCCCGGCAGGGCGAGCCTAACGGAAGCGCCGCGGCCCCCACCTCGCAGGTGGGGGCCGCGGCGCTCATGACGCGGTGATCGCTCGGACGGGACTCAGTGGTGCCCGTGACCGCTCGTGATCTCCTTGTACTCCTCGCGCGTCGGCTTCGGGATCTGCGCCTGCTCGCCGTAGAAACCGCGGCTGATGCGGGCACGCATCCGGTCGACCGGGCCGACCTTGCGCTGCACGCCGTTCTCGTCGGTCGCGGGACCGATCTCGTACGGCTGCTGCTGGTCGTGCGAGGTGAGGACGTGCAGCTTCTCCGGCGGCAGCGGCTCGTGCACCTCGATGAACTCGCCGTGCGGCAGCCGCTTGATGACACCGGTCTCCCGGCCGTGCAGGACCTTGTCCCGGTCGCGCCGCTGGAGTCCCAGACAGATCCGCCGGGTGACGAAGAACGCGATCACCGGCAGGACGAAGAACCCGACCCGGCAGAACCAGGTGATGGCGTTGATCGAGAGGTTGAAGTTCACGGCCCACACGTCGTTGCCGCCGGCCAGCATCGTGACGCCGAACGCGGTCAGCCACGCCATGCCGAACCCGGTGCGCGTCGGGGCGTTGCGCGGGCGCTGCGCGATGTGGTGCTCGCGCGGGTCCCGGGTGACCCAGCTCTCGAAGAACGGCCACGCGCCGATCGCGATGAGCATCGACGGGAAGATGGCCAGCGGCACCAGCAGACCGAAGTTCAGCGTGTAGCCGCCGGGGATGACCCACTCCCAGCCGGGCATCATGCGCACCAGGCCCTCGGAGAAGCCCAGGTACCAGTCCGGCTGGGCGTCCGTGGACACCTGGTCCGGCCGGTAGGGACCCATGACCCAGATCGGGTTGATCGTGACGGTCGCCGCGATCGCCGCGATGACGCCGAAGACCAGGAAGAAGAAGCCACCGGCCTTCGCGATGTACACCGGCAGCAGCGGCGGGCCGACGACGTTCGTGTTGGTCTTGCCGGGTCCCGCGTACTGGGTGTGCTTGTGGTAGACGACCAGGATCAGGTGCGCCACCACGAGCCCCAGCATGATGCCGGGCAGCAGCAGGACGTGCGCGATGAAGAACCTCGGGATGA
Proteins encoded:
- a CDS encoding cytochrome bc complex cytochrome b subunit encodes the protein MSTATDSPTTSSTRRPGTKAPAGERVADWADGRLGLYSLAKANMRKIFPDHWSFLLGEICLYSFVIIILTGVYLTLFFVPSMAETEYVGSFKPMQGIMMTEAYASALDISFDVRGGLLVRQIHHWAALIFVVGIFFHMMRVFFTGAFRKPREINWLFGFLLLVLAVFTGLTGYSLPDDALSGIGIRFMEGAILSVPIIGTYLQMFIFGGEFPGHDIIPRFFIAHVLLLPGIMLGLVVAHLILVVYHKHTQYAGPGKTNTNVVGPPLLPVYIAKAGGFFFLVFGVIAAIAATVTINPIWVMGPYRPDQVSTDAQPDWYLGFSEGLVRMMPGWEWVIPGGYTLNFGLLVPLAIFPSMLIAIGAWPFFESWVTRDPREHHIAQRPRNAPTRTGFGMAWLTAFGVTMLAGGNDVWAVNFNLSINAITWFCRVGFFVLPVIAFFVTRRICLGLQRRDRDKVLHGRETGVIKRLPHGEFIEVHEPLPPEKLHVLTSHDQQQPYEIGPATDENGVQRKVGPVDRMRARISRGFYGEQAQIPKPTREEYKEITSGHGHH
- the trpD gene encoding anthranilate phosphoribosyltransferase — translated: MSAVFPAGGDHAAAHAWPDVLSTLLAGRDLPASATAWAMDRIMSGEATDAQIAGFAVALRAKGETVEEMTGLVNAMYGHANLIEVPGPAVDIVGTGGDRARTVNISTMASIVVAGTGARVVKHGNRAASSASGASDVLEQLGIALDLTPARVAEVALEAGITYCPAVTFHPALRHAAVARGELGVGTTFNFLGPLTNPARVTAQATGVADARMAPIMAGVLAARGSSALVFRGDDGLDELTVTATSTVWVVRDGAVRQETFDPREIGVALAPVEALRGADPAHNAEVARRVLGGESGPVRDAVLLNAAAALTALAPREVPLAEQLADGMARAADSIDSGAAKSALERWVAATARA